Part of the Chitinispirillum alkaliphilum genome, GCCTCAATTTGGGTGCATAATTTTCCACACTTTTCCTGAAAATCTTCGCAGTCAATAGCCTGCCCTTCAAAACAAAACTCTACGCGCATAAAAAAAACACCACCCTGAGGATCAGTGGTGTGCTGATCGGACTGAATAATGTTTGCACCGTTTTCAAATAGAAATTCGGAAATCTTTGCCACTATTCCCTTTTTATCGGGACACTGCACAAGAAGAACTGCTGCTTCCATTTGCTAATTACCCTTTTCAGTTTGTCTCTTTTCGGATCTGTCAAAACCCCACAAAAATATTTCTGTCAATAACAAAAAGATGATTATAAACCATAGCCCATAGTTCAGCAACCAATTTTGCCTGTTAAGAAACTGATCAAAGAATGCATCCGTTTCAAAATAAAACAAGGCATCTCCTGTTACATTGCCCGGAAATCGGTAGTTAACAGAAAACTCATCTACAGGATAATGTACTGCCATGCTTTTGTGCATTTCACCATCCGGAACCACTTTGTAGATACCGGGTTGATCTATTGCTACAACCGGCTGATTCTCCCATCGGGATATAAGCAACTCATCAGCGCTGAAAATCTCCGCCCCCGATTGCTCTCCAAAGAAAGGATTACGCCTTGGGACACCGGCATACCACACCTCATCCCGGTTAATCTGATCAGAGGACAATGCAAATTTAGATATCCTGTCCAGCATTGGGATGTAAAAACCGGTCTGAAAAAAATTGTTTGATCTGCTCAATCCAATAGGTGTAGAGCTTAACACCCACCTTCTGCCGCTTTCACTTGTAAAAAAAGTAAAAACAGGTGATGCATTACCTGACGATAAAAGGGGGCTTCCGCCAAGATTTACAAATTTTCTGTTTATAACCGTATTTCTGGAAATTTTTTCAGGAAAACCGCTCCATAACTGACTCACATTTTCTGATAGTACAGGGTGTGTACCATCCTGATGTTCAGTATCCTTAAGGTCTGATATGTAAGGGGCGATTTTTTCTACAACATCGCTCCCCATTACCGCAATATCCTGCTCTGGATCAAGAGCGAGCACGATAGACTTTTCAGGAAAAGAACGTCCGGAGAGAAGCATATCAACAGGACGGCATCTTTGAGAGAGTGAATTGATCACGATTAGATCTGAATTTTCTATATCCTGAAATGTAATGTTTCCCGCAGAGCGCATTGTCACAGGATACCACTCGTGTTCACCCAACGAACGGAATGCAGAGCTTATCACCCTGTTTCTGTTCTCATCACCAACAATCAAAACACTGCGATTCTTTAACTTTGAAACGGTAAAGAAATCCCGGTTATCGTAAGGTAAGGGATCTTCACTCAACAGCTCTACAAATCCATCCCTGAAGTTAAGGTCGGAAGGGATTTCAATCGTATATTCAGCAGAATCACCACTGTTTACAGAAACAATCATTTCACCTGCCCGCATATTATCTATTACTACCACAGCCTGAGCTTCTTCAAGATCTTTACCATCCGCAAACAGCTTGAAGGTAACCGCGCCCGAAGACCCTTCAGCTCCCGTAACTCTTACAGAATAATTGAAAGGATTCTGCGGTGCAACAGATACACAGATAACATTTCTGTTCTCAAGATGTTTTTCTGCCAGAGATTCAAATTCTTTCATTGTGAGTTCCTGAAAATCACTCACCAAAACCAAAACAGAGTGATGGTCCTTTTCCACTTCGCTGAAAGCGTGTATAACTTCGTCAATGCCGGAAGATCCGTAGCGTCCCTTAAAATCATTTTGACCGAAAAATCTTGTGTAAATAAACTCCCCGCTCATATCATCATAATGAAAGTGACGGGCAGCCTGCGGTACCACCCTTAACAATGAGTCGGTAAAAACAATACCTCTCTGCCCAACAGAAAAGCCCTCATCCCTGTATTCCATGCTCATAGAGGGATCAATCCAGGTGTACATTGTCAGGGAGGGATTATGAAGAATTTGCAGCGGATTGCTACGATCATGCACCCCGGTAAAAAGAAGAATAATTGCTATCACACCCAAGGTTCTGGTCACAACAAGCAAAATCTTTCTCAGTTTTTTCAGTCTCGATGTGCTCACAGCAGTGCTGTCAAAGAATCGCAGGGTTGAAAACTCTATAAAGCTCAACCTTCTTTTCCTAAAAAAGTGAATTGCCAGCAAAACCGCCAAAAAGGAAAGGGCCCAAAGATAAAGAGGCTGAAACAATCCAATATTGCTCAATACAGACATCTGCGCTTCTCCATTACCCTCAGCAGTGCCTTTTGGAAAGGCTCTGAAGTAGAGACAAACTCCATATCGACCCGCATCTCCCGGGCCGCCTCTGTGATCTGTGAAAAATGGGAAGATATTCCCTGTCTGAAAAAACGTGCTGCAACTGCAGGGTCAAGCGTAATCTCACGCCCTGTTTCCATATCTTTTATTCTCCGGACAGAATCACTCTTAAACTCCTTCTCCATAGGATCAGTTACACAAATGACAATAGTGTCCTGGCCTTTGAATCTCAGGTGTTTGAGCCCCCTTATTATCTCTGATGAATCATCAAGAAGGTCTGAAATGATTATGCACATTCCTCTTTTTTTAAGAGAAACAGCGAGCTGATCAATTGCTCTGCCACATCTGGTGGTTGCCCCGGAATTGAAAGATTCAAGGTTGGAGAGGATGTTTTTGAGTTGAATGTTGGTAGAACCGGGAGGGAGATAGGTGCTTATATTTTCATCGAACGCGGCAATACCAACAGCGTCCTTTTGACGAATAAAAATCCAGGCAATACAGGCAGCAAGAGTTTTCGCATACTCAAACTTTTTAATCCTTGAAGAATGAAATCCCATTGAACCACTTTTATCAATTAGGATATGTGCGCGGAGATTCGTTTCATCTTCAAAAAGCCTCACAACAGCCTTTTCCGTTCTGGCGAATTTTCTCCAATCGATTTTTTTTGCCGGTTCACCGGTTAAATAGGGTCGGTACTCCAAAAACTCAGACGAAAAGCCATGGAAAGGGCTTTTGTGAAGACCTGCTATCATGCCCTCCACGATTAATTTTGCTCTAAGCGAAAGATTGCGAATGGAACCTATCTCCTCTGGTCCGGGTATACCGCTCATATCTCCTTACCCTTCAGAACAAATGATGCTCAATGTCACGCATTATTTTCTTTGTACCTGTTTTTATAATACTTTCTGCCTGCTCTTCACGCTTATGCTGTTTTATATATTCTGAAATCCTCTCCTTTAATCTATCCATATCCTCTTTGCTGAAAGCAGAAACAAACATTGCCTCTGGATAGGCAAGGCTAAGCTTTTTTCGTGTGAAGGGATCCTGAACCAGATCAAATTTATTGAAAACCAGAATTTTTGGAATTTTCTCTGCCTTAAGTTCTTCCAGTACTTTTTCTACAGTTGCCAGTTGCTGATCAAAAAATTCGCTCGAAGCATCAAGCACAACCAACAACAACTGTGCCTCTGAAACAACCCTTAAGGTACTCCTGAATGAAGCCACCAGATGGTGGGGTAATTTCCTTAAAAATCCCACAGTATCAGAAATCACTATAGACCCAGCCCCGGGAATATATGTTCTTCTTGTGGAAGTGTCCAAAGTGGCAAAGAGCTTGTTTTCAACCAAAACATCGGATCCACTAAGTGCATTGAGAACCGAAGACTTCCCCACATTGGTATACCCAACCAGTGACGCCTTAAACACTTTACTTCTACCCTTTCCCTGCACTTCCCTGTTTCTCTCTATTTTTTGAAGTCTCTGCTTAAGGTCACGGATTTTTTTCTGCACAAGTCTCCGGTCAACTTCGAGCTGCTTTTCCCCTGGCCCTCTTGTACCTATACCTCCCACCTGCTGGGAAAAGTGAGTCCAGGCATGCGTGAGTCTTGGGTAAAGGGTGCGCATCTGAGCAAGCTCAACCTGCACCTTCGCTTCAACCGTCCTTGCATGGAGTGCGAAAATGTCGAGTATGACCTGGCCCCGATCCAGAACTTTAGCATTTATAAGTTTTTCCACATTGCGTACCTGCCCGGGAGAAAGGTGCGCATCAACAACAAGTGTTTTGGCTCCCTTTTGCCGCATGAGGGCACGCAATTCTACCAATTTCCCTTCACCAAGGTAAGTGGATGCTTCAGGCCGAAGTCTCTTCTGAACCACCACATCAGCCACTTCCGCACCTGCGGTGGTACAAAGCATCACCATTTCCTCTATATCCTCTTCAAACAACTTGGGATTTTCATCCTTTATCAGAAGACCGGCTATAATAACTTTTTCATGTATATGTTTATTTTCTATCATACACTTAATACGATTTCCAACTGTTAATAGTAAACAGTGTATCAGGTTTATTCATACCCCGTCCCCGGCACAGCAACTACTGAAAATCCTTGCCATCTACGTGAAGCCTGATGCCCTTGGCCCTTTGAAAAGGTGTTAGGGTCAGAATTTCTGCACCATCATCTGTTACGGCTATCGTATGCTCAAACTGCGCTGACAGTGAGCCGTCTTTGGTTCTTACTGTCCATTTGTCTTTTTTGTCTGTTACGACCTGATATCCACCAAGATTTACCATCGGCTCTATTGTGAATGTCATTCCTGGTTCCATTACTATATGTTCACAATAAGGTTCTAAATGATGGTAAACAGTATAGTCCTCGTGGAAATTCAGCCCTATACCATGACCGGTGTATTGTTTTACCACAGAACATCCCTGTGATTTGACAAATGGCTCTATAGCCTCAGCTATAGCCCTGAGAGAAGCTCCCGGCCTGACGGCATCAATACCTAAGAGCAAAGCTCTGGCAGTGACATCCACCAGATGAGCAGCATCTTCTGATACTTCACCAATGAAAAAGGTTTCCGAACTGTCGCCATAATAACCATTTACAATTGTAGTAAGGTCAACATTGACAATATCTCCATCACGAAGGATCTCTTCGGGACTGGGGATACCGTGACATACTACATTGTTGCGCGAGGTGCATACTGATTTGGGATAACCCCTGTATCCCAGACAGGCTGGGGTGTGCCCATGGCTGAGAGTGAAATCGTGTGCAAGACGGTTTATCTCCTCTGTACTGACACCCTCCTTTACATGGGGCCTTATGTAGTCCATAAGCACACCATTGAATTCACCGGCTTTTCTCATTCCCCCGATCTGTTCACTGTTCTTTACAAATCTTTTTTTTGCAGGAGCAGGAGATGACTTACCTTTTGCCCTGTCCTGATCACTGAACAAGTGACATTTCTTGTATTTTTTCCCACTGCCACACCAGCATAAATCATTTCTCTCTATCATAATTTAATCGTTATAATGCCTTTCAGCTGAAAAGTAATCGATAAACTGAGGTAACGGAACTGAATATATAATTTCAACATCGAGTTATAAAGCATTTCGGGTAAAGTACGATGTTATTATACATAAAAGAGCGAAGTGCTTTACATATCAGCTATAGCGAACATGCTCCAGGAGATGATTGTGGATTTTTTCATTTGATGCCACTATACCAGTGGAATCGAGAGTGAAATCCCCGCCATTTCTGTCGTGAGCCCTGCCACCAGCCTCCTGTAAAATCAGGGATGCAGCCGCAAAGTCCCAGGGAGAGAGCATATATTCGAAGTACCCGTCAAACCTTCCGCACGAAAGCCAGCAAAGGTCTATTGCCGCACTTCCGGTTCTTCTGATACCTCTGATGTTGTTTCTGAACAGACGCCGCACAGAGTCCAGCGTCTTCTCCATGAGTTCTCCCCTGTCATAGTAGAAACCGGTTGTAACGATTGCCTCCTGAAGAGAATCACAATCGGTGACATGGATAGCAGAGCCATTGAGAAATGCCCCTGCCCCCTTTTGTGCCCAAAAAAGCTCATCCCGTTCCGGATCGTAAACAGCCCCGCACTTTACCTCTCCCATTTCCGCATAAGCAATGGATACACAGTATATGGGGATACCGTGGGCGAAATTATTGGTTCCGTCGAGAGGATCTATAAGCCATAAACTGGGGGCCTTTAATGCCCCCCGGCTTTCATCCTCTTCGCCGTAAAAAAGCGATTCAGGATAGTCTTTATGAAGCAGGCTGACAATCTGCTGCTCTGATTTGATATCCGCCTCAGTAACCAGATTGTTGAGCGCTTTTTGAGTTACTTCAGCTCTGCCTTTCATTTCCCTGATCAGTTTACCTGCCTGCAGAGCTGCGGACTTTGCACTTTCAAGCTGTCTGTCTGTAGTAATCAGATCTTCTCCCTGTTTTCTCTGGATTTCAACTCTTTTTGGTGGAATTTATCAGACCACCAGCCAGTACAAGCTCCTTCTCACGTTCCGTAAGATCCACTTTCAGCTTAAACACCGCTCCGTCGGATTCTCGCCTGAGCTCCAGGTCCTCACCGCTTTCTATTTTTTTGCGGATATCAGACACCAAAAGCACATCCCCCTGCTGAAGCGATTCATAATTTTCCCTGCTTTCAAAAAGAGCAGGAACTATGCCGAAATTGATAAGATTTGCGCGATGAATCCTTTCCATAGAACACGCTATCACCATTTTAACCCCAAGATACATGGGACAAATCGCTGCATGCTCACGTGAAGAACCCTGGCCATAAGAATCACCTGCCACGATTACATTGTGGGTCCCCTTCTCTTTGTTCTGCAGGGCTCTGGATGAGAATTCGGGTGCTTCCCGCTCAAAAACAAACTCTGCATACTTTGGGATATTGGAACGATATTTCAGACGATTCCCGGCAGGCATTATATGATCGGTGGTAATCTTGTCCCCGACTTTAACAGTAACCTCTCCGCTTATCTCCCCGGGCAGAGAAACATTTGACGGTGGCTCCCCGATATTTGGTCCGCGAAACACTTCTACAGAGTCGGGGTTCTTTGATGGCGGCAGAATCATGCTGTCATCGATAATGAACTGTGCGGGCATACTGATCTCTGGATACTGTTCATTTTTGAAATACTCCGAAGGGTCACACAACTCCCCGCTAAGCGCCGCAGCCACCGCCGCTTCAGGAGAACCAAGATACACCTGAGCGCTGTTGGTTCCGCTTCGGCCGAAAAAGTTGCGGTTAGATGTTCTGAAAGAAACCGCATCGGTGCCAGGTGCAACTGAATTTCCAATACAGAATCCACACGCACTTTCAAGTATTCTGGCTCCCGAAGAGATAATATGTGCCAGTGCACCATTGGCACTTACCATCTCAAGAACCTGCCGTGAGCCGCATGCAACACCGAGAGTAACATTGGGCGCAACTTTTTTGTCCTTAAGCATGTTTGCCACAAGCATAATATCCCGGTAAGAAGCATTGGTACAGGAGCCAACCAACACCTGATCGACCTTTGTCCCTTTCAGCTCACCTAGTTTTTTGATATTTCCGGGAGAATGGGGACATGCAGCACGGGGTTCAAGAGTGGAGAGATCAATTTTTATAACCCTGTCATATTCAGCGTCTTTATCAGCGTAAAGTTCTCTGTACCCCTCTTCTCTGCCCTGAGCAGCCATGAAAGCCAGAGTCTTGTTGTCGGAGGGAAATACTGAAGTGGTTACACCCAGCTCTGCTCCCATATTGGTGATTGTGGATCTTTCCGGTACGCTTAAAGTCTCAACTCCACTTCCGCCATATTCGACAACTGTACCTACATTGCCTTTGGTGGAGAGAATCTCAAGCAGTGCAAGGATAACATCTTTTGCGGTGACCCATGGTCTTAACTTCCCTTCCAGTTCCACCTTGATCACTTTGGGGTAAGTCAGGAAGAACGGCCCGCCACCCATCGCAACAGCAACATCCAGTCCGCCGGCACCAATTGCAAGCATTCCTATGCCCCCGCCTGTGGGTGTGTGAGAATCACTTCCAAGCAAAGTTTTACCCGGGATACCAAATCTTTCGAGATGAACCTGGTGACAGATTCCATTACCCGGCTTGGAGAAAAGGATCCCATATTTTGATGCTACAGTCTGAAGGTATTTATGGTCATCACTGTTTTCAAAACCTTCCTGAATTGTATTATGATCTACATAAGAAACTGACACTTCGGTTTTTACCTTTTTAAAACCCATCGCTTCAAACTGAAGATAAGCCATAGTTCCGGTGGCATCCTGTGTGAGAGTCTGGTCTATTTTGATACCTGCTTCCTCTCCGGTTTTACCCGTTCCGCTTACCAAATGCTCATCAAGAATCTTCTGCACGATGTTTTTACCCATATAAACCTTACCTTTTTGAATGAAACTGATATGGAAGTGGAAAATAGAAGATTAATACGATTTGAACAACAATTTATCGCACCGAGACTAAATATTTACCATCCTCAACTGGTTAAAAACTCCTATCACCTATTTTGAGACTCCGTCTGAACGTATTATATTATATTGGATGACCTTAGCAGCACTTAATTCCCGGAGAAAAATATGGATCCAGAAAAAAAGGACAAATATGTCCAGGAAAACATCAAAGCCGAAGAAGCTATTGCTTCCGGTAACTTAGCAGATGCAGCCGCAATCCTGATCTCTCTGGTTGAAAAAGATCCGGAAAACTGGCGGGCTTTCAACAGTATGGGGATTATTGCATGGTTACAGAAATCATGGCAGGATGCCTACACTATGTTTCTCCGCTCCGTTAATCTCAATCCTTTTTACACCGATGCACTTATAAATCTGTTTGATGCTGCTCTTAAACTAAAAAAGGTTGATCAGGTCACTCCCTTTTTACAAAATGCTGCCCAGGCCAGTAACGCTTCCAAAGAAGTCAAAATTATCCTGGAGAGCATATTGGAACATAAAGAGGATATCTATTACACTCCCAGAGGATTATCCATTGGGATCTATTATCCTCTTGTGGAAGAAGGCAGCCAACTGCTCGATGAGGGAAATCTAAACAGTGCACTCGACAAATTTATCAAATCTCTTGAAACCGACGGACCAAATCCGGGAGCATACTGTGGCCTTGGCATAGTATCCTACTACCAGAAACGTTATGAAGACGCCTACACCTTTTTTAAAGAATCAATAAGGCTCAACCCCTTTGACCATGACACATTCCTTAACCTGTTGGATGCAGCTATAGCGGCTGGTTTGGAGCTTGAAGCTTACGAGCTTTTCAACCTCTATAAAAAGGAATATCCGTCACTTGATCCCCTCAGCGGAGAGTTTGAAAAACTGGCTCCCAAAAAAAGTTAAAAAAATTGTTAAGTGCTGCTCTTCTTGTGCCGATACAATTAATGAAAATACCCAAAAGCTCAATGCACCTCCCTTGTGTGCGAAAGTCTGCTTAATCTTCCCCAAATTTTACAGCAGACCAAACGAGTAAAAATGGGTTTATTGTTCATATGAAAACGGGTGCTCCATGCACCCGTTTTTTTTTGATCAAAAGATCACCTTTTCTTTTACACCCAATCCTGCACTGAGTATTTTTCCCTTCAAAAAGGTTTTCTTTGATTAAAAAGCGGTGAAAACCATCATCCCCCTTCTTCTGATTACAGAAAAAATTCAGTATGCAAAAAATCTTTCATCCGGTTCTGATTTTATATCTGCTGCTCTTTTCCTCCACACCCGTGTTGTCCAAAACCCGTCCTTTCGAAACCAGTCCTCCACAACGGGTGTCAAACGTACGATCAGGCATAGATGTTAGGGAATTTGAAAACCGGATGCGCCCCTTTTTCGATCAGCGCATAAGAGCTGCCGGGGAAGAGAGAAAAAATGTTGCAGAAATCCCTGAAGAGTCTGATTTTCTTCTGATTGCACAAATATGGGACGAGCTCTCTCCTCAATTCAGGGCTCTCTATGAAAGCGCCGCAACCATCCCCCAAGATTTCAAACGACACATCTCCCCGATGGGCCGGTTTGAAATTTTCTACACAACTTCAGGATTCGACAGCATCTCCATTACAGATACAATGAGTTATCTTAGCGGAGAAAACTGGCGTCAGCCAGTTAACACACCAAATGGTGTACCGGATTATGTGGATGAAGTAGCCTTTGCACTGGACAGTTCATGGTCCATGATGGTGGATAGATTTGGATTCCCGCCACCCATCCCCATAAAGCCCGACTCACACCCTTCAGACAGGTATAAAGTAGTCATAAGAAAACTTCCCTCCCGCTTCTATGGACTTACGTACGTACATGGAAGGGACCCGGAATCAGCAAACCGGGGGTTCAGAAGCTTCATAGAAATAAACAGCGATTGGTCAGATCCCATATGGTCTGGACCTGGCTATGATCAGCACCCGGGGGATGCGGTGAGAATAACCAGTGCACATGAACTATTCCATGCAATACAGTACGCAATGACCTGGGATATAGATTCCCTCGATGGCAGGTTTATGGACAATTTTCCAATCTCCTGGACTGAAGGTACTGCTGTGCTTATGGAGGATCTTGCATTCCCTAATGTTAAAGACTACCTGCAATACGTTAATGATTTCTTTTTAAACCCGAGTATCCCATTTCTCGATGCCAGCTTTTTTGGCAACATTATGTACTCAAATACTCTTCTGACAAAATTTCTGACAGAAAAAGTAGACACTTCAGACAATCTTGATTTTATAAGAAGTATTTACATGAACAATTTCAATGAAAAGATATCATTTCATCAGAATCTAAGCTCTGTTGCGCACGACTTCAACCGCAACTGGGCCTGCATTCTCAATGATTTTCACACCCAGAGCTACTTTACAGGTCAACGATCTGACCCTTCACTTTTTATAAGTGACGCCGAGCTGATGAACTCCTGGAATACCGGACCGGCGGATGCTGCCTTTACCACCAAAACTGCAAACCCCTACGCAATGCAGCACTTCCGATTCCAGCCCCGGGCATATCACAACGATACCCTCGTTGTAACAGTCAGAGGTGAATCTGGCGAGTATAGCTCTTCCTTAAACCCTCCTACCTGGGCCGCAAGGGCTATACTTCTAAAAGAAAACACCCACGAAATAGTCACAATACCAATGAATGAAAGTGCCAGCGGTGACATCATTATAGCAGACTGGCTAAGCCATCAGGACATTCTCATAATCGCTACAAACGCTGATACTGCAGCACAGAAGGATGTAGCGGTTTACTTCCAGGCTGATACAGTGTCCTATCAGGAAGGGGAAACTGATTACTTTGCCGCACATTTCCCAAACAGATCCCAGGCCTCTGTTTTTATTGAAGCACTCAGGCCACTTCGGGGCAAACTCAGCCTCTCATCAGAACAAAGCGATTCACTGCTACAACGCTCTGACCAAAGCTTCACTTCCATTTCAGGTGTTTACGACCTGACGTTTCCGCCCATTTGGGATGAGAAGGCTGAAATTGAATTGTCATTAGCTGTATACAATCACATTTTCAGCAACCACAGGGTTTCATCTGATCTGGCAAACCTTTACTTTTGGGATGACCTCAGTGAAACCTGGGAACAAGTGGAAGCCAAAGTATCAGGCACTCCGGAGTCAAAAGTATGGAGCTCAAAAATCCTCCGCCCGGGATATTACTCAGTGATGGCTCCAATACCGACCGATATAGAAACAGATAAGCAAATTGTTGTATTTCCAAACAAGGCACGGGTTTCCGGAGATAGCCCGATAAGGATACAGGGAGAGGGTATTTACCAGATAAAGATTTTCAGTATTGACGGCTCTCTCATTGTCAACTATGTAAACGAATCAACCAGTGGCCACGGTACAATCGCCAGATTATCTGAAGAGGGCTTCGCGTGGCATATTCAAAACAGTTCCGGATCGGAGATTATCCCTGGGATTTACTATATGATAATCAAAAGAAGAAAAAACTTCAACTCAGCTTCAGAACGATTTCAGAGAAAAATCATTATTCTCCCTTAAACTAACATAGTGATTCCAGTTGCAGACTTAGTCTCTCCTGCATGCAGACACTATTACCAGCGCCTGTATTCCTTCACCACGTCCACAGGCTGTAAGACCTTCACCAGTTGTAGCTGTGAGGCCCACATGCTCTGCAGGAAGGGATAAAAGCTGAGAAAGTGATTTTTTAATTTTGGCCATATGCTTTGACAAATGCGGCCTTGAGGCTTCAACTGATATCGACACATGAAGCAGGCGATAGTTGTGGGCTGTTTCAATTGCTTTGTGAAGATAGATTTTGCTGTCGGTTATGCCTCTCTCAAGACACAGCTCATCACTCACTGCGCCCAATACATTCACACCACTGATTCCCGATATTGCATTTGTCAGGGCATGAAGTATCACATCCGCATCACTGTTACCATCAAGACCGGGACAACCTTCAATTTCAACTCCACCAAGCACCAGCGGTTTGGTTGTTTCCTCTGCTTCAAACCTATGGGAATCCTGCCCTATTGCACTGATATACATTTACATCTCCCCTGTTTTTGCACAAATTGATCGTATGAATATAATTCCCCTGTCATCAGGCTTCTTTGCGTAACTTATAAACCAGATCCGCACGCGCCATCGAGAGGAAATCCTGAAATTCAGATTCCTTATAGTCGGGATATGACCATGAGAAGTGCCTGAAAACCCCCCTTCTGTAGTGAAGAGTAACTTCCCCGTAGATGCCGCGTCCAAGATAGAGCCGGTGAAAGAAATCCTTGGTGGATGCCAGTACCAGCTTATCTCTGGCCAGATATCCGGGATCAAGATTGATAGTCCTTTTACCTTCTAAAGCCCATTTTTTTTCCAGTTCGTTGGTAAAATTCTTTATCTCAGGGAGCTGCTCCCGTTTGAAGGGAAAGGGATACACTGCGTAGTATTTTAACAGGTCCTCACCCATTTCGTCACTGTAATAATCTGACCAGGAGAAAGGCACCGGGCCATATAGCCGATCCGGCTCCCCATACTCAGTACAAAGCAGGTCCCGGATAGATTCAAAGCTCCTGTGTTTACAATACGTAA contains:
- a CDS encoding 2-C-methyl-D-erythritol 2,4-cyclodiphosphate synthase; translated protein: MYISAIGQDSHRFEAEETTKPLVLGGVEIEGCPGLDGNSDADVILHALTNAISGISGVNVLGAVSDELCLERGITDSKIYLHKAIETAHNYRLLHVSISVEASRPHLSKHMAKIKKSLSQLLSLPAEHVGLTATTGEGLTACGRGEGIQALVIVSACRRD